A region of Massilia sp. WG5 DNA encodes the following proteins:
- a CDS encoding MFS transporter translates to MPDRRFSTLRKIPRPIWVLGFVSMLMDISSEIVHSLLPMFLVSGLGASVAAVGLIEGIAEAAAPIVKVFSGGLSDYLGKRKWLAVAGYALGAASKPFFAIATSANLVLAARFVDRIGKGIRGAPRDALVADIAPPESRGAAFGLRQSLDTLGAFTGPLIAVALMFLWANDYRRIFWIAVIPGACAVLLLALGVKEPRHASASRGINPIRRESLRKLSADYWWVVAIGAVFALARFSEAFLVLRAMEGGMRPALVPLVMVAMNLVYTLSAYPFGKLADAISHPRLLVIGLGFLVLADLVLAQGNGWPVVLLGVSLWGLHMGMTEGLLAVMVANTAPPELKGTAFGFFNLVSGIAMLLASPLAGLLWEGHGAAATFHAGAAFSMLAAMLIVGLGRRQA, encoded by the coding sequence ATGCCAGATCGACGGTTTTCCACACTGCGCAAGATTCCACGCCCGATCTGGGTGCTCGGCTTCGTCAGCATGCTGATGGATATCTCTTCCGAAATCGTCCACAGCCTGCTGCCGATGTTCCTGGTGTCGGGGCTGGGCGCCAGCGTCGCGGCGGTCGGGCTCATCGAAGGCATTGCCGAGGCGGCCGCGCCGATCGTCAAGGTGTTCTCGGGCGGACTCAGCGACTACCTGGGCAAGCGCAAATGGCTGGCCGTCGCCGGCTACGCACTCGGCGCGGCGAGCAAGCCCTTCTTCGCCATCGCCACCTCGGCGAACCTGGTCCTGGCGGCGCGCTTCGTCGATCGCATCGGCAAAGGCATCCGCGGCGCGCCGCGCGATGCGCTGGTCGCCGATATCGCGCCGCCCGAAAGCCGCGGCGCCGCGTTCGGCCTGCGGCAGTCGCTGGACACCCTCGGCGCCTTCACCGGCCCCCTGATCGCCGTCGCCCTGATGTTCCTGTGGGCGAACGACTATCGGCGGATTTTCTGGATCGCCGTGATACCGGGCGCATGTGCCGTGCTGCTGCTGGCGCTGGGCGTGAAGGAACCCAGACATGCGTCCGCATCCAGGGGCATCAATCCGATCCGCAGGGAGAGCCTGCGCAAGCTGTCGGCCGACTATTGGTGGGTGGTCGCGATCGGCGCCGTGTTCGCCCTGGCGCGCTTCAGCGAAGCCTTCCTGGTCTTGCGCGCCATGGAGGGCGGCATGCGGCCGGCCCTGGTGCCGCTGGTGATGGTCGCGATGAACCTGGTCTATACCCTGTCCGCCTACCCGTTCGGAAAGCTGGCCGACGCCATCAGCCACCCGCGCCTGCTCGTCATCGGACTGGGTTTTCTGGTGCTGGCCGACCTGGTGCTTGCGCAAGGCAATGGCTGGCCGGTGGTGCTGCTCGGGGTCAGCCTGTGGGGGCTGCACATGGGCATGACCGAGGGCCTGCTGGCCGTGATGGTCGCGAATACCGCGCCGCCCGAACTAAAAGGGACGGCGTTCGGCTTTTTCAACCTGGTGTCCGGCATCGCCATGCTGCTGGCGAGCCCCCTTGCCGGCCTGCTGTGGGAAGGCCACGGCGCCGCGGCCACCTTCCATGCCGGCGCGGCGTTCAGCATGCTGGCCGCCATGCTGATCGTCGGCCTCGGCAGGCGGCAAGCATGA
- a CDS encoding S24 family peptidase, translated as MNTLSERLDRIYRDLPQLEGERGQTGLVKASGASKSVVNQWLTGKIKSMDIRYALNIERALGFSHIWLMTGDGDPQQAPLHGIRNALPVRAAANDDADFVEIQMVKLRLSAGITGYQTEPERRDGGTLGLRRSWIERHQLRPEHLIAILVKGESMEPSLYEDDIVVVNTLDTRPVDGAVYAFNYEGEAVVKRLARDAGQWWLTSDNPDQRKYHRKLCKGAECLLIGRVVRKESDRI; from the coding sequence ATGAATACACTCTCAGAACGCCTCGATCGCATCTACCGCGACCTGCCCCAGCTGGAAGGCGAACGCGGCCAGACCGGCCTCGTGAAAGCCTCCGGCGCCTCGAAGAGCGTGGTCAACCAGTGGCTGACCGGGAAGATCAAGTCGATGGATATCCGCTATGCGCTGAACATCGAGCGCGCGCTGGGCTTTTCCCACATCTGGCTGATGACCGGCGACGGCGACCCGCAGCAGGCGCCGCTGCACGGCATCAGGAATGCGCTGCCGGTACGCGCCGCCGCCAACGACGATGCCGACTTCGTCGAGATCCAGATGGTGAAACTGCGCCTGTCGGCCGGCATCACCGGCTACCAGACCGAGCCGGAGCGGCGCGACGGCGGCACCCTCGGCCTGCGCCGCTCCTGGATCGAGCGCCACCAGCTGCGGCCCGAGCACCTGATCGCCATCCTGGTCAAGGGGGAAAGCATGGAGCCCTCGCTGTACGAGGACGACATCGTGGTCGTCAATACCCTCGACACCCGGCCGGTCGACGGCGCCGTCTACGCCTTCAACTACGAGGGGGAAGCGGTGGTCAAGCGCCTCGCGCGCGACGCCGGCCAGTGGTGGCTGACCTCGGACAATCCGGACCAGCGCAAGTACCATCGCAAGCTGTGCAAGGGCGCGGAATGCCTGCTGATCGGGCGCGTGGTGCGCAAGGAAAGCGACCGGATCTGA
- a CDS encoding SDR family NAD(P)-dependent oxidoreductase yields MLLKERVAIVTGGAGVNGLGFATARMLAAHGARVVILDLAASKPAGAAAELGPDHLGLVADVTSKEQCESAARAVLERYGRIDILFNNAGITQARKTVDISEADYDAVLDVSLRGTLLMSQAVLPAMQAQKGGSIICTSSVSAQRGGGILGGPHYSAAKAGVLGLTRAMAREFGPDGIRVNAITPGLIATDIIKGKLTEERKGEIASDIPLARLGRASDIGGAVVFLASELSAYCTGITLDVNGGMLIH; encoded by the coding sequence ATGTTACTGAAAGAACGAGTGGCCATCGTCACGGGCGGCGCCGGCGTCAACGGCCTGGGTTTTGCAACGGCGCGCATGCTGGCGGCGCACGGGGCCCGCGTCGTGATCCTCGACCTGGCGGCGAGCAAGCCTGCCGGCGCCGCGGCTGAGCTCGGGCCGGACCACCTGGGCCTGGTCGCCGACGTCACCAGCAAGGAACAATGCGAATCGGCCGCCCGCGCGGTGCTGGAGCGCTACGGCCGCATCGACATCCTGTTCAACAACGCCGGCATCACCCAGGCGCGCAAGACCGTCGACATCTCGGAAGCAGACTATGACGCCGTGCTCGACGTCAGCCTGCGCGGCACGCTGCTGATGTCGCAGGCCGTCCTGCCCGCCATGCAGGCCCAGAAGGGGGGCAGCATCATCTGCACCTCGTCGGTGTCGGCGCAGCGCGGCGGCGGCATCCTGGGCGGACCGCACTACTCGGCCGCCAAGGCCGGCGTGCTCGGCCTGACCCGGGCCATGGCGCGCGAATTCGGCCCGGACGGCATCCGCGTGAATGCGATCACGCCGGGGCTGATCGCCACCGACATCATCAAGGGCAAGCTGACGGAAGAACGCAAGGGCGAGATCGCCTCGGATATTCCGCTGGCGCGCCTGGGCCGGGCCAGCGACATTGGCGGCGCGGTCGTGTTCCTCGCCAGCGAACTGTCCGCCTACTGCACCGGCATCACGCTGGATGTGAATGGCGGGATGCTCATTCACTGA
- a CDS encoding transketolase, with protein MEHQQEQQHSLAGLKSAAYRIRRYALRMGEVQGQGYVGQALGMADILAVAYRHALNYRPDEPEWEGRDRFLLSHGHYAIALYAALLEAGILPESELETYGSDDSRLPMSGMATYTPGMEMSGGSLGQGLSIAVGMALGLRRKNNPAFVYNSMSDGELDEGSTWEAAMSAAHFGLGNLICLVDINNQQADGPSGKILGFEPLADKWEAFGWLVQRVKGNDIGAVLHAFDTARSHPQPRPRVILCDTLMGSGVPFLEQRDKNHFIRVEADEWQQAIAILDKNQAGDMQ; from the coding sequence ATGGAACACCAACAGGAGCAACAGCACTCCCTCGCCGGGCTGAAGAGCGCGGCCTACCGGATCCGCCGCTACGCACTGCGCATGGGGGAGGTCCAGGGCCAGGGCTACGTCGGGCAGGCCCTCGGCATGGCCGACATCCTGGCCGTCGCCTACCGGCACGCGCTGAATTATCGGCCGGATGAGCCCGAATGGGAAGGCCGCGACCGCTTCCTGCTGTCGCACGGCCATTATGCGATCGCGCTGTACGCCGCCCTCCTCGAAGCCGGCATCCTGCCCGAATCGGAGCTGGAAACCTACGGCAGCGACGACAGCCGCCTGCCGATGTCCGGCATGGCCACCTACACGCCCGGCATGGAAATGTCCGGCGGCTCGCTGGGCCAGGGCCTCTCGATCGCGGTCGGCATGGCGCTGGGCCTGCGCCGGAAGAACAACCCGGCCTTCGTCTACAACTCCATGTCGGACGGCGAACTCGACGAAGGTTCGACCTGGGAAGCCGCGATGTCGGCCGCCCACTTCGGCCTCGGCAACCTGATCTGCCTGGTCGACATCAACAACCAGCAGGCCGATGGGCCGTCCGGCAAGATCCTCGGCTTCGAGCCGCTGGCCGACAAGTGGGAAGCCTTCGGCTGGCTCGTCCAGCGCGTGAAGGGCAACGACATCGGCGCCGTCCTGCACGCGTTCGATACCGCGCGCAGCCACCCGCAGCCCCGGCCGCGCGTGATCCTGTGCGACACCCTGATGGGCAGCGGCGTGCCCTTCCTCGAACAGCGCGACAAGAACCATTTCATCCGCGTCGAAGCCGACGAATGGCAGCAGG
- a CDS encoding LysR substrate-binding domain-containing protein, with translation MKPVQRYRALRKASLKGLQAFEAACMHRSFAAAAQELSITASAVSHAIQTLEEALGTLLFERARRGVVPTEEGARLYEVIRRSFGDIDDELRTILDRGRHQQVVTIQSAPSFAAIWIMPRLPAFLRAHPDLDVRLWAVHQAPDFSNSGVDVAVTYGRPAASAGVHVEPISRRERFLPVCSPTLVDGWTLPLPPGDIENFYLIQNDVSLTSWDEWIARFVPGCGHPVRGLRLDRAFMTLGAAENGLGMCIESTVLVHEYLQQGRLVCPFGELAIDATAHHLAVPKSREGLQAVKTVLEWMRGFADFDADGSGLSE, from the coding sequence ATGAAACCAGTTCAGCGATACCGCGCCCTGCGCAAGGCTTCACTCAAGGGATTGCAGGCCTTCGAGGCCGCTTGCATGCACCGTTCGTTTGCCGCCGCGGCCCAGGAGCTCTCGATCACGGCCTCGGCCGTCAGCCACGCGATCCAGACGCTCGAGGAAGCGCTCGGCACGCTCCTGTTCGAGCGCGCGCGGCGCGGCGTGGTGCCGACCGAGGAGGGCGCCCGGCTGTATGAGGTGATCCGCCGTTCCTTCGGCGACATCGACGACGAATTGCGCACCATCCTCGACCGCGGCCGCCATCAGCAGGTGGTGACGATCCAGAGCGCGCCCAGCTTCGCCGCGATCTGGATCATGCCGAGACTGCCCGCCTTCCTGCGCGCCCATCCCGACCTCGACGTGCGGCTGTGGGCGGTGCACCAGGCGCCGGATTTTTCGAACAGCGGCGTCGACGTCGCGGTCACGTATGGCCGCCCCGCGGCCTCGGCCGGCGTGCACGTCGAGCCGATCTCGCGCCGCGAACGGTTTCTGCCGGTGTGCAGCCCGACGCTGGTCGACGGCTGGACCCTGCCGCTGCCGCCCGGCGACATCGAGAATTTCTACCTGATCCAGAACGACGTCTCGCTGACCTCATGGGACGAATGGATCGCACGCTTTGTGCCAGGCTGCGGCCACCCGGTCCGCGGCCTGCGCCTGGACCGGGCCTTCATGACGCTCGGCGCGGCGGAAAACGGACTCGGGATGTGCATCGAGAGTACCGTGCTGGTGCACGAATACCTGCAGCAGGGGAGGCTGGTCTGCCCGTTCGGCGAGCTTGCGATCGACGCCACCGCGCATCACCTGGCGGTGCCGAAGAGCAGGGAAGGGCTCCAGGCCGTGAAGACGGTCCTGGAGTGGATGCGGGGATTTGCGGACTTCGACGCTGACGGTAGCGGGCTCAGTGAATGA
- the ftsH gene encoding ATP-dependent zinc metalloprotease FtsH: MFGLLLFMLSQSLFELMTSSPLAYSEFKQLLRAGQVKEVTVSDTTVSGTLKDSGLDAVLPKARAASIKCGADGSCPFTTVRVTDPDLAKELEAAKVRYAGQAHSELLSSLLSWVLPILLLFWLWSSMLKRGGMTAGLFDIGKSRARVHMQSKTGVSFGDVAGADEAREELMEVVEFLKHPQRYHRLGGRIPKGVLIVGAPGTGKTLLAKAVAGEAGVPFFSISGSEFVEMFVGVGAARVRDLFVQAQKVAPCIIFIDELDALGRARGIAGAIGGYNEQEQTLNQLLVEMDGFDTGKGVIILAATNRPEILDPALLRPGRFDRHVALDRPDLRGRQQILQVHARTVTLAGDVDLARIAARTPGLSGADLANLVNEAALLAARRGKDRVERVDFDEAIDRVIAGMEKRSRLINPLEKETVAWHEAGHALVAEFRQHADRVAKISIIPRGIAALGYTQQLPLEDRYLLKKSELLDRIDVYLGGRVAEELAFGDVSTGAQNDLQMATELARHMVTQYGMSERLGLAAFEQAPNSTLYAMPPGQRREYSERTARMIDADIARLLDEAHERVRATLRERRRLLDALAHALLEKETVDREALDLLLRKEQAVSSSQEVVIK, from the coding sequence ATGTTCGGGCTGCTGCTGTTCATGCTGTCGCAGTCCCTGTTCGAGCTGATGACGAGCTCGCCGCTTGCCTACAGCGAGTTCAAGCAGCTGCTGCGCGCCGGCCAGGTGAAGGAAGTCACGGTGTCGGACACGACGGTCTCCGGCACCCTCAAGGACAGCGGCCTCGACGCCGTGCTGCCGAAGGCGCGCGCGGCGTCGATCAAGTGCGGCGCCGATGGCAGCTGCCCCTTCACCACGGTGCGCGTGACCGACCCCGACCTGGCCAAGGAGCTCGAGGCGGCCAAGGTGCGCTATGCCGGACAGGCGCACAGCGAATTGCTGTCGAGCCTGCTGTCCTGGGTGCTGCCCATCCTGCTGCTGTTCTGGTTGTGGAGCAGCATGCTCAAGCGCGGCGGCATGACGGCCGGCCTGTTTGACATCGGCAAGAGCCGCGCCCGCGTCCATATGCAGAGCAAGACCGGGGTCAGCTTCGGCGACGTGGCCGGCGCCGACGAGGCCAGGGAAGAGCTGATGGAAGTCGTCGAATTCCTGAAGCACCCGCAGCGCTACCACCGCCTCGGCGGACGCATCCCGAAAGGCGTGCTGATCGTCGGCGCGCCCGGCACCGGCAAGACCCTGCTGGCCAAGGCCGTGGCCGGCGAGGCCGGGGTGCCGTTCTTCTCGATCAGCGGTTCGGAGTTCGTCGAGATGTTCGTCGGCGTCGGCGCGGCGCGCGTGCGCGACCTGTTCGTGCAGGCCCAGAAGGTGGCGCCCTGCATCATCTTCATCGACGAGCTGGACGCGCTGGGCCGGGCGCGCGGCATCGCCGGCGCCATCGGCGGCTACAACGAGCAGGAGCAGACCCTGAACCAGCTGCTGGTCGAGATGGATGGCTTCGACACCGGCAAGGGCGTGATCATCCTGGCCGCCACCAACCGTCCCGAGATCCTCGACCCGGCCCTGCTGCGCCCGGGGCGCTTCGACCGCCACGTCGCCCTCGACCGCCCCGACCTGCGCGGACGCCAGCAGATTCTGCAGGTGCATGCGCGGACGGTGACGCTCGCCGGCGACGTCGACCTGGCCCGCATCGCCGCGCGCACGCCGGGGCTGTCCGGCGCCGACCTTGCCAACCTGGTCAACGAGGCGGCGCTGCTGGCGGCGCGGCGCGGCAAGGACCGGGTCGAGCGCGTCGACTTCGACGAGGCGATCGACCGCGTCATTGCCGGCATGGAAAAGCGCTCGCGCCTGATCAATCCGCTCGAGAAGGAGACGGTCGCCTGGCACGAGGCCGGGCATGCGCTGGTGGCCGAGTTCCGCCAGCACGCCGACCGCGTGGCCAAGATCTCGATCATCCCGCGCGGCATTGCCGCCCTCGGCTATACCCAGCAGCTGCCGCTCGAAGACCGCTACCTGCTCAAGAAAAGCGAATTGCTGGACCGGATCGACGTCTACCTCGGCGGCCGGGTAGCCGAGGAGCTGGCCTTCGGCGACGTCTCCACCGGCGCCCAGAACGACCTGCAGATGGCGACCGAGCTGGCGCGCCACATGGTGACGCAGTACGGCATGAGCGAGCGGCTGGGCCTGGCGGCCTTCGAGCAGGCGCCCAACAGCACGCTGTACGCGATGCCGCCCGGCCAGCGCCGCGAGTACAGCGAGCGCACCGCGCGCATGATCGACGCCGATATCGCGCGCCTGCTGGACGAGGCCCATGAGCGCGTGCGCGCGACCCTGCGCGAGCGGCGCCGCCTGCTCGATGCGCTGGCGCATGCGCTGCTGGAAAAAGAAACCGTCGACCGCGAGGCGCTCGACCTGCTGCTGCGCAAGGAACAGGCCGTTTCTAGCTCTCAGGAAGTGGTCATCAAGTAA
- a CDS encoding SGNH/GDSL hydrolase family protein gives MKRKPPPVSDLLHRVRAAVLPGLFAWRRRRPAQSARRLLAASLLAMAGVALPLLPAMAQSGWTTEQWVGTWGTGPAGPPLSTQVMTFNDQTLRLIVHTSIGGNQVRIRISNTFGAAPLRIGEAHIALRRNGASIVAGSDRPLTFSGSASITVPPGAPVLSDPVDLEVPALSDLAVSLHLPGSVQATTIHASAFQTNYVSLPGNFTGAAAFPLERTITSWPFLTEVDVNAPGASAIVALGDSITDGSNTMVDANHRWPDLLALRLQTAREPLAVVKSKAGRPALGTAGLVAWSARLGVVNRGIGGNRLLRDPGEQPLFGRAALERFDRDVLATAGVRYMVLLIGINDIGHPGTGTIPISEEPTPADLIAGYRQLIARAHEKGIAIYGATLTPFEGTIFPGYYTPAKEQIRQAVNNWIRSGDEFDGVIDFDRAVRDPSHPTRMLPAYDSGDHLHPNDLGMQAMANAIPLQLFRSLSSVAGSTSAVARAGKH, from the coding sequence ATGAAGCGCAAGCCGCCGCCAGTTTCCGATCTGCTCCACCGGGTCCGCGCCGCCGTGCTGCCGGGCCTGTTCGCCTGGCGCCGCCGACGGCCCGCGCAATCGGCCAGGCGCCTGCTGGCGGCCAGCCTGCTGGCGATGGCCGGCGTGGCGCTGCCCCTGCTGCCCGCCATGGCCCAGTCCGGCTGGACCACCGAGCAGTGGGTCGGCACCTGGGGCACGGGGCCGGCCGGCCCGCCGCTGAGCACCCAGGTGATGACCTTCAACGACCAGACCCTGCGCCTGATCGTGCACACCAGTATCGGAGGAAATCAGGTCCGGATCCGGATCTCGAATACCTTTGGCGCGGCGCCGCTGCGGATCGGCGAAGCCCACATCGCGCTGCGCCGGAACGGCGCCAGCATCGTCGCCGGCAGCGACCGCCCGCTGACCTTCAGCGGCAGCGCTTCGATCACGGTGCCGCCGGGCGCGCCGGTGCTGTCCGATCCGGTCGACCTCGAGGTGCCGGCGCTGTCGGACCTGGCGGTCAGCCTGCACCTGCCGGGCAGCGTCCAGGCCACCACCATCCACGCCTCGGCCTTCCAGACCAACTACGTCTCGCTGCCGGGGAACTTCACCGGCGCCGCCGCCTTCCCGCTGGAGCGGACCATCACCTCCTGGCCTTTCCTGACCGAGGTCGACGTCAACGCCCCGGGCGCGTCCGCCATCGTGGCGCTGGGCGATTCGATCACCGACGGTTCCAACACAATGGTCGACGCCAACCACCGCTGGCCCGACCTGCTGGCCCTGCGCCTGCAGACCGCGCGCGAGCCGCTCGCCGTGGTCAAGAGCAAGGCCGGCAGGCCGGCGCTGGGCACGGCCGGCCTGGTGGCCTGGAGCGCCCGTCTCGGCGTCGTCAACCGCGGCATCGGCGGCAACCGCCTGCTGCGCGATCCGGGCGAGCAGCCGCTGTTCGGCCGCGCCGCGCTGGAGCGCTTCGACCGTGACGTGCTGGCCACCGCCGGCGTGCGCTACATGGTGCTCCTGATCGGCATCAACGACATCGGCCATCCGGGCACCGGCACCATCCCGATCTCGGAAGAACCGACCCCGGCCGACCTGATCGCCGGCTACCGCCAGCTGATCGCCCGCGCCCACGAAAAAGGCATCGCGATCTACGGCGCCACCCTGACGCCGTTCGAAGGCACGATCTTCCCGGGCTACTACACGCCGGCGAAGGAGCAGATCCGCCAGGCCGTCAACAACTGGATCCGCTCGGGCGACGAGTTCGACGGCGTGATCGACTTCGACCGCGCGGTCCGCGACCCGAGCCATCCGACCCGCATGCTGCCGGCCTACGACAGCGGCGACCACCTGCATCCGAACGACCTCGGCATGCAGGCCATGGCCAACGCGATTCCGCTGCAGCTGTTCCGCAGCCTGAGCAGCGTGGCCGGCAGCACCAGCGCGGTGGCGCGCGCCGGCAAGCACTGA